In the genome of Catharus ustulatus isolate bCatUst1 chromosome 1, bCatUst1.pri.v2, whole genome shotgun sequence, the window GATGATAGGGAAAATATTGGgataaggcaaaaaaaattcccaaatgaggtgaaaaacaaccaaaataaagagggaaaacaCTAGAATGAGGAttgaaaaaatgggatgggggGGTGAAATCCTGAGTTgaggcagaaaacagaaaaatgaggtGGAAAAACATCGggatgaggagaaaaaacactgggaaaaggcCGGGAAACACCAGGGTGACAAACTCACCAAAATGAGGTGGAAAAACAGAGGTAAAAAGTGAAAAGACTCCAGAATGAGGTGGACAATTACCAGGATTAGGTGGAAAAACTCCAAAAGGAGgtggaaatgaaggaaaacatggaGGATTCATGGATCGGGATAAGGATCAGGAAACATCCCTCGGAAAATTCCGTCTGGGCACGACAGACTCAGGATCTGGGATAGGATGAGTTTATTTCCAATagaatcagagcaggataacaagaccccaaatccaacttttccctccccaaattcacttTCCCAGCTTTCCCTCAAtccctccagcagtgctgggagccgGGGCCATCCCAGGGGAGGTTTCCATGGATTTCTCTGTGAATCCATCCCAAGGTCAGTTTTCAGAGCATTTTCTAATGCAAATCCATCCCGCAGCAAGAGTGTTCCATGGATTTCTGCAGTGTGTCATTCCCATGGAAGACAATTCTCTTGGAGTTTTCCAAGGGGTCAATACGTCAGGAATATCCTGatccaaagatttttttccctctgtgggATTGCTGCCAGGAATCTGCTCCTTTTTCCATGGATACGCAGGTTTTTCCCAAGATCCAGCTCCAGGATGAGCTTCCCTTTGGATGAccacagaattttgggaatttccacTCCAGCACCTTGGAATCATCTCCGGAGTTGTTCCTTTCCCAGATTCCTgctctggaattccagctgtgctaTCATTGGTTGCTTCCAATTTCATTCTTATTCCAGAGGTGTCGCTGCTGTTCACGGGATTGGCTGGACACGGGAGAAGCTTCCGGCAGCTTCCCGTGGATTGCAGCCTTGCAGCCTCCTGGAATTTGGCCGTGCAAAACGAATCCTGATGGAAAAAACACCGGGATTGGATGGAAAAATCATGAAATGGAATGGAAGAATACTGGGATGAGGCGCAAAAATACCAGGGTGGGCTGAAAAAacaccaggacaggctggaaaattaatgaaatagggggaaaaatacTGGGATGTGGGGCAAAATATTGAGTTGGggaggaaaaaccaaaaacatgGCAGAAATCTTTGAAACCAGGAAAAACTCTTGGGAAAGGGCTGATAAAACATCAGGATGAGgtgagaaacaaacaaaaccatggaaaaatgcactgaattgaaaggaaaaaaacactggaatgccacagaagagcagcagaataAGGCAGAAAACACCCTGATGTCTGGAAGGAGGCAGTAGTGCTTTTTTGTGATGGAGGCTCTGAGCTTTTCCTGCCTCCAAGGTTTTCCCAAATCACAAGGAGTCGTCCAGGTCTTCGAGGCTCTCGAGTTTGTCAGTCCAGACGAGGTCAGTTCTCCCAGAATTCTCCAACAGCTGGAAAATCTCCGCCTTGGCTGCTAAAAAAAGCTCCTCATCCACAGACTCATAAAAGAAATCACTATCGAATTCTGACGGGTCCAGCGTGTGGCAATCCAGGGGGACGGGATACACGACCAGGTGGAGATTTGGCAGCTCCAAGGTTTTCTGGAGCAGATCCTTGATCGCGGCCGTGGACAGGGGATTTCCTTCGAGTCCCAGGAAGCGCAGGcgggagcagcacaggagcgTCGGGAGCAGCACGGCCAGGTGGGAGTCGGCAATGTGGCAATACGAGAGATCCAGGTACAGCAGCGAGGCCGAGGCtttctccaggagcagctggagttgCTCCAGCAGGCCTTGGGAAACGTTCAGACCACTGAGATCCAAGCTTTTGAGGGCTGGAGCGTGGATGCTTTGGGAGAGGAAGGTGAGGTCATCGGGAATGAGGGAGCAGTAGCCCAAATTCAAGCTTTCCAACGGAGCCTGGAGGTCACTGGcgggagggaaaagggagaggtgAGGCCCAAGGGAGGACTGGTAGGAGCTGGGAATGTCGGGATTCGTGGGGGAAACATGGGGAATGAGAGCTGGCATTGCATCCTTCGAATCGTGGGATGGGTAAGCTTGGGAAGGAACTCCAAGAACATCGAGTTCAACCtcaaaatcctgggattttgaAAAATGAGGGGGTCACGGAACCATGAAATAATGGCATCACTGAGGCTGGGCAAAATCTCCAAGTTCAAGCTTTATGAATCTTGGGATTATGGGATCATGGAGCCCAGGACTTGTGGAATTGTGGAGTTAGGGGGTCATGGGATCACAGAGTTATGGAATTAGGGGACCATGGAGTTATGGTGTCACGGAGCCATTAAAGCTGGAAAAGGCTTCGGGATCATTAAGTCCAACCTTTGGGAATCCTGGAATCAaggaattatagaatcatagactcCTGGACTATTGGGATAATGGGATCATGGAATCCAGGGATCACTAAGGTTAGAAAAGATCTCAGGGACCATCGAGCCCAAactttgggaattctggaaataAGGATTAGGGTACCAGAATCATGTTGGGAATATTTGGATAATGAAATCCTGGAATCATGGCGTCACTAAAATTGGACATGATCTCCAAGATCGTGAAGTTCAGCCtttgggaatctgggaattATAGAATTTTGGGATCATGGAATTATGGGAAGATGGAATCATTCAGTCATGAGCTATTGGGATAACAGCATCATGGGATCATGGGAACATTGGCATAACAAAATCCTGGAATCATGGGGTCACTAAGATTGGAGAAGACCTCCAAGATCCTGAACTTCAGCCTTTGGCAAtcatggaattttgggatcatGGAATTATGGGACAATGGAGTCACGAAATATTGGGATAATGGAATCATGGGAACATTGGGAGAATGAAATCCTGGAACCACAGGATCACTCAGCTTGGAAGAGATCCCCAAGATCCTTGAACCCAACCATTGTGAATCCCCCCAGCGCAGAGAAGGCCCTGTACTGTGGGGAACTCACCAGAGGATGTGGCACAGATTCCCAGGGAGCCGGGCGGATCGCAGGTTGAGCTCCTGGAGGCtgggcagcattcccagctgccTGGCCACGCAGCGGAGTCTGTTGGCCGATTCAGGCGTCGGGTGCTGCACGTCCATGGTGATGTTCCAGAGCTTGAGGCTGCGCAGCTCCGGGAAGCGCGTGAGGTGAGGCAGGATCACTGAAAGCTCGGTCAATCCCAAATTAATGAAGTAGAGATTCACTCTGTGCAGCCAGGATGGATCCAGAGATTCCAACAAAGTCACGATCTGGGATGCTGAAAGGCACAGAGCTTGCAATTCGCGGCACTTGAGGCGCAGCGGGCCGGCGGCTCCTGTCTGGAGCGCGTCGTGCAGGATCTGGTAGGATGTTCCATCAACGACAACGTCAGCGTGGACGTCCACGCCCCGGAGCTGTGGAGAGGCCGCTGCCGTCATGGCTCCAGAGACTCCTGTGTGCCCGCTGGTTCTGTGCCtctgaaattcctgctggtgctTGGACACCTCCACGCAAGCCTTGGCCAAAACCTCAGTGCAGGACCAGATTCTCCTGCTGTCTGCATCATCAGGAATTCCTGTCATGTCCAGCATGCGCAGCCGGCACCCACTGGAAAAAATAGGAAGATACCATGAAAATACCTGGAGGTATTAGAGGTTGTGACCatgctggaattcccaaaacccacctggaatCACTGCCAGGCTCTTCCAACTCCCGCCGGAGCTGATCCACCACGGCCTGGATGATGGCCTGGATGCAGTCGCAGCAGCGATCCACCCAGAGATCTTCCCATTGTCCCACAGGCCGCTGAAATTTGAGCACCGGGAAAGGCCAAGTGGCCACCAAATCCTGCAGGACCGGGAGTATTCCAGCCAGGAACGTCAATTCGAAAATGACAGGATAGAGATGGGGAGGAATGTCGGGAAGAGGGCGCTGGGTGACGACTTCGTGGACGCAGAGGAAAACAAGGGAATCCATGGATTCTGTGGGGATGTGGGAATTAGGTGAAATTGGGGGCACCTCTGAGACAGAGAAACTAAGAATTAGGAATCAAGCATCAAGAAATGCTTTGACTAAAGGGCCTGACAAAACTGTGTgtttactgtaatttacagTGCTGACAAGAACAGGAGGAGAGCAAGGCTACAAGGTGAGGTCAGGAGCTGGAGTGTGCAAACAGGATGCAAGGACAAAGGTAGTACAGGATAAGGGGGTCCTCAGACCCCtgaaaccaggaaaaatggTATCAAAGTCGGGAAGATgaccaaaggaataaaaagagagCATGGGCAAGGAGGCAAGGTGAAGAGTTCATCTGAGAGGAAGACTATTTATTTCATCCCAAAGACCCCCAGGTGAACACCAGAGCGAGCAGAAAGGAACAATGCGCAGCCATAAAGAGGTGTGGAGCTAATTTTAATATGAAGCAGAGACAGGCAATGAATGTGTATCAGGCGTATTGTGCAGTCCCagtttgtagagaataaaaggaGAGGCGCAGGTCGCCAAAGGTGTGCGTGTTTTTGGAGGAGCTATCGCCCATGCACCTCAGCGCTGAATAAATACACACCTACTCTTAGAACTTCTTCTGTGGGTTATAGAGAGTTTTTCCGTGCTTCACGCACAGGATGAGAAATCACCAGGGGAGAATTGCAGTGAAACTCCGAATCCAGGGATATCCTGAAGAAAGGGGAAGCTGTGGGAGAAGGTGGGGGCGGTGTTGTGAGGGTACTCCCAGCAAAGTTCCCGAAAAAGAGGTCCCAGAGTACCTCCACCCCACCAGggccaccccaaaatcccggaaGGATCCCAAGCCCTTTCGGGAATCTCGAAATTCCCTCAGGGATGCCCAAATTATCCCCAAGTCCCCTCAGGGATCCCTAAAACCGGCCCTGATGCACCGCCGGACACGGCGCCCCTCACTCACCGCCTGCCCACCGACCCCACTCTCCCCCAGCCCGACTTTTAGGAGCCGCTTCCGTGTCTGCGCGTTCAGTGAGCAAGACCCGCCCCGATTCTTTACATTCATTGGACTTCTTCAGCTGTCAGTCATTGCTTTTTTGAATTCTCATTGGCTCAACGTGTCGTGGGCAAAGGCTGCGACATTGCGCCTTTCCATTGGTGCTTTTCGCTGTCAATCACTAATCCCTGCTTTCCTATTGGCTGACGCTGGGCGGGAGCGGGAGGTTCGCTCTGAGGCGGCTCTGGGGTCCGACCCGCGTCCCCCTGCATGGCGATCCCGATCCCTCATCCCTGATCCCGATCCCTGATCCCGGTTCCCGCGGCCATGGAacggcagcaggagctgaaggtgCTGCTGAAGCGCTGGGAAGCGGAATTCCTGCGGGAACGGCGGCGGAAACCcagccaggtgctg includes:
- the LOC117003963 gene encoding leucine-rich repeat-containing protein 14-like, producing MDSLVFLCVHEVVTQRPLPDIPPHLYPVIFELTFLAGILPVLQDLVATWPFPVLKFQRPVGQWEDLWVDRCCDCIQAIIQAVVDQLRRELEEPGSDSSGCRLRMLDMTGIPDDADSRRIWSCTEVLAKACVEVSKHQQEFQRHRTSGHTGVSGAMTAAASPQLRGVDVHADVVVDGTSYQILHDALQTGAAGPLRLKCRELQALCLSASQIVTLLESLDPSWLHRVNLYFINLGLTELSVILPHLTRFPELRSLKLWNITMDVQHPTPESANRLRCVARQLGMLPSLQELNLRSARLPGNLCHILCDLQAPLESLNLGYCSLIPDDLTFLSQSIHAPALKSLDLSGLNVSQGLLEQLQLLLEKASASLLYLDLSYCHIADSHLAVLLPTLLCCSRLRFLGLEGNPLSTAAIKDLLQKTLELPNLHLVVYPVPLDCHTLDPSEFDSDFFYESVDEELFLAAKAEIFQLLENSGRTDLVWTDKLESLEDLDDSL